A genomic segment from Comamonas terrigena NBRC 13299 encodes:
- a CDS encoding LysR family transcriptional regulator — MTFTQLEVFAALARVGSFSRAAQMLGISQSGVSHAIKQLETELGVTLFLREGAAATVTEVGGRLLARANDILQQKEALQQEADAEQGMARGTLRIASFGATSSLRLLPQLLARYQSAHPLVEVQIEEATDEVVVQWLLERRVELGFVVLPDERFDTLPLTEDELVAVLPSAHPLAAKSAVRAMDLHGQPFIRTSAGSGPHIDAFLAQEGAVPRTLFRFEQLSSMMGFVARGDALTIAARLALPSPPDGVVYRPLKPRCRRPIALAALRFDKLSPAAAAFVETTRKARKHWVMG; from the coding sequence ATGACCTTCACGCAGCTTGAAGTCTTTGCCGCACTGGCCCGGGTGGGCAGCTTTTCCCGGGCTGCGCAGATGCTCGGCATTTCGCAAAGCGGGGTCAGCCATGCCATCAAACAGCTGGAGACGGAGCTGGGCGTCACCCTGTTCCTGCGCGAAGGGGCGGCCGCCACGGTGACCGAGGTGGGGGGCCGGCTGCTGGCCCGCGCCAATGACATCCTGCAGCAGAAAGAGGCACTGCAGCAGGAAGCCGATGCCGAGCAGGGCATGGCCCGGGGCACCTTGCGCATTGCATCGTTTGGGGCCACCTCGTCCTTGCGCCTGCTGCCCCAGTTGCTGGCGCGCTACCAGAGCGCGCACCCGCTGGTGGAAGTGCAGATCGAGGAAGCCACCGACGAGGTGGTCGTGCAATGGCTGCTGGAGCGGCGGGTGGAGCTGGGCTTTGTGGTGCTGCCCGACGAGCGCTTTGACACCTTGCCGCTGACCGAGGACGAGCTGGTGGCGGTGCTGCCCTCCGCCCACCCGCTGGCCGCCAAGTCTGCCGTGCGCGCCATGGATCTGCATGGCCAGCCCTTTATCCGCACCTCGGCCGGCTCGGGCCCGCACATCGATGCCTTTCTGGCGCAGGAGGGGGCCGTGCCCCGCACCCTGTTCCGGTTTGAACAGCTCAGCTCCATGATGGGCTTTGTGGCCCGGGGCGATGCGCTCACCATTGCGGCACGGCTGGCGCTGCCCAGCCCTCCGGACGGCGTGGTCTACCGCCCGCTGAAGCCGCGCTGCCGCCGGCCCATCGCCCTGGCGGCGCTGCGCTTTGACAAACTCTCGCCGGCGGCTGCCGCCTTTGTCGAGACCACCCGCAAGGCGCGCAAGCACTGGGTGATGGGCTGA
- a CDS encoding DMT family transporter has translation MHIHRTFTHLQLIGMAALWGASWPWGRAVAQAMPPLAAASLRFGLASAVLLLWLWRSGRLGSLRALSTRQWLGLTAAAAVGVLGYSVCFLWALQTVPAGKAAMVVALNPVLTLVFAVLLFRERCNAVMCLGLGLAVTGALYALGGGNPLALLSAASGAGEWLLLGCAACWVAYTLVGRTVLTRVEALTTTTATALLGAVLLLASSLVLEGPSAWGSLVHAPATAWYSLVALAVGATALAYVWYLQGVQELGAGAAAAYMALVPLFGMLFSSVWQGEALTASLLGGGAAAILGMLLMTAGRMRLAGTGQQAKA, from the coding sequence ATGCACATACACCGCACTTTCACACACCTTCAACTGATCGGCATGGCCGCCCTGTGGGGCGCTTCCTGGCCCTGGGGCCGGGCCGTGGCGCAGGCCATGCCCCCGCTGGCCGCCGCCAGCCTGCGTTTTGGGCTGGCCAGCGCGGTATTGCTGCTGTGGCTGTGGCGCAGCGGCCGGCTGGGCAGCTTGCGCGCCCTGTCCACCCGCCAGTGGCTGGGGCTGACCGCCGCCGCCGCAGTGGGCGTGCTGGGCTATTCGGTGTGCTTTCTCTGGGCGCTGCAGACTGTGCCTGCGGGCAAGGCGGCCATGGTGGTGGCGCTCAACCCGGTGCTGACCCTGGTGTTTGCGGTGCTGCTGTTCCGCGAACGCTGCAACGCGGTGATGTGCCTGGGCCTGGGGCTGGCCGTGACCGGCGCGCTGTATGCCCTGGGCGGCGGCAATCCGCTGGCCCTGCTGTCTGCAGCATCCGGCGCGGGCGAATGGCTGCTGCTGGGCTGCGCCGCCTGCTGGGTGGCCTACACGCTGGTGGGCCGCACCGTGCTGACCCGGGTGGAGGCGCTGACCACCACCACGGCCACCGCCCTGCTGGGCGCGGTGCTGCTGCTGGCGTCCAGCCTGGTGCTGGAAGGCCCTTCCGCCTGGGGCAGCCTGGTACACGCCCCGGCCACGGCCTGGTACAGCCTGGTGGCGCTGGCCGTGGGCGCCACGGCGCTGGCTTACGTCTGGTACCTGCAAGGGGTGCAGGAACTGGGCGCTGGCGCCGCAGCCGCCTATATGGCGCTGGTGCCGCTGTTCGGCATGCTGTTTTCCAGCGTCTGGCAGGGTGAGGCCCTCACCGCCAGCCTGCTGGGCGGGGGCGCCGCCGCCATTCTGGGCATGCTGCTGATGACCGCCGGGCGCATGCGGCTGGCGGGCACAGGGCAGCAGGCCAAGGCCTGA
- a CDS encoding LysR family transcriptional regulator has protein sequence MDDLRRIDLNLLLALHALLTEKHVTRAALRLHKSQPAVSHSLAQLREHFNDPLLVRKSGKLELTARGNALLQPLSEALGKLNTLLGTAPFDPLQERRRFRLALSDYAARLVLPDLMRYVRVHAPGFDFAISQASRDAMLAQLADGELDLALGIFPELPQDIQVQTLFEEDFICLADKTAVPDQSGLTLAQWLERPHVMVALRPDANDEIERALAAMGLQRRITVALPHWSAAVELLPDTDLVLTIARRAVGPLRAFRQLRQFPPPLQLPKLAYQQAWHIRKDMDPALTWLRQVMADCCTTGMPSG, from the coding sequence ATGGATGATCTACGCCGCATCGACCTGAACCTGCTGCTGGCGCTGCATGCCTTGCTGACGGAAAAACACGTGACCCGGGCCGCATTGCGCCTGCACAAAAGCCAGCCGGCCGTGAGCCATTCGCTGGCGCAGCTGCGCGAACACTTCAACGACCCCTTGCTGGTCCGCAAAAGCGGCAAGCTGGAGCTGACGGCCCGGGGCAATGCCCTGCTCCAGCCCCTGTCGGAAGCGCTGGGCAAGCTCAACACCCTGCTGGGCACCGCCCCGTTCGACCCGCTGCAGGAGCGGCGCCGGTTCCGGCTGGCCTTGTCGGATTACGCGGCACGCCTGGTGCTGCCGGACCTGATGCGCTATGTGCGCGTGCATGCGCCAGGCTTTGACTTCGCCATCAGCCAGGCCAGCCGCGACGCCATGCTGGCCCAGTTGGCGGATGGCGAGCTGGATCTGGCCTTGGGCATCTTTCCCGAGCTGCCGCAAGACATCCAGGTGCAGACCCTGTTTGAAGAGGACTTCATCTGCCTGGCCGACAAGACGGCCGTGCCGGACCAAAGCGGCCTGACCCTGGCGCAGTGGCTGGAGCGCCCCCATGTGATGGTGGCACTGCGCCCGGATGCCAACGATGAAATCGAGCGCGCCTTGGCAGCCATGGGCCTGCAACGCCGCATCACCGTGGCCCTGCCCCACTGGAGCGCCGCCGTGGAACTGCTGCCCGACACCGATCTGGTGCTGACCATTGCACGGCGTGCGGTGGGCCCGCTGCGTGCGTTCCGGCAACTGCGGCAATTTCCGCCGCCGTTGCAGCTGCCCAAGCTGGCATACCAGCAGGCCTGGCACATCCGCAAGGACATGGACCCGGCGCTGACCTGGTTGCGGCAGGTGATGGCGGACTGCTGCACCACGGGCATGCCATCTGGCTGA